In one Blastocatellia bacterium genomic region, the following are encoded:
- a CDS encoding transcriptional repressor, with the protein MKYQLTSHRKTVFDVVKASMDHPTARQVFDRAIQKSPRLSFATVYNSLKYLSDHGLIKQVSFGEDYVRYDGMLSRHDHLFCRNCHQVTDLMDLTIPSTSNFSLPLGFKVEEVSLKITGLCQNCQKLDILEEQLA; encoded by the coding sequence ATGAAATACCAACTTACTTCGCATCGCAAAACAGTTTTTGATGTAGTAAAAGCTAGTATGGATCACCCTACAGCGCGACAAGTCTTTGATCGTGCAATACAAAAATCTCCACGTCTTAGCTTTGCTACAGTTTATAACTCACTTAAGTACTTATCTGATCATGGTTTAATTAAACAAGTTTCTTTTGGTGAAGATTATGTTCGTTATGATGGTATGTTAAGCCGACATGACCATTTATTTTGCCGCAATTGCCACCAAGTAACAGATTTAATGGATTTAACAATTCCATCAACTAGCAATTTTTCGCTACCTTTAGGATTTAAGGTAGAAGAGGTTTCCTTAAAAATAACTGGTTTATGTCAGAATTGCCAAAAACTTGATATTCTTGAAGAGCAGCTTGCTTAA